The Setaria italica strain Yugu1 chromosome IX, Setaria_italica_v2.0, whole genome shotgun sequence genome has a window encoding:
- the LOC101773905 gene encoding uncharacterized protein LOC101773905, which translates to MERRLSAASRRSAPSPIQQLSHLAQRVGAVNLAEGFPDFPAPPRVKAAAAAAIAADLNQYRHVQGICDVLAETARRDHGLDADPLTDFVICCGQSEAFAAAIFATIDQGDEVLLFDPAYETYETCIELARGVPVYVRLDPPSWTLNEDKFLKSFTSRTKAVVLNSPHNPTGKVFSKEELLIIAQACQKMDCFAITDEVYEYITYDENKHISLASLPGMQERTIITSSLSKTYSVTGWRIGWACAPASIASAIRNIHIKLTDSAPAPFQEAALTALTSTPDFYSSLKKDYEVRRDFILQLLKDFGFHISFKPQGSVFVFAELPLSWQLSDIDFVTNLINDAGVAAVPGHGFFHDNCDRESYHNQYVRFAFCKSDDTLMAAALRMRKLADSKVKTWLTGSGSARQEDQTASASL; encoded by the exons ATGGAGCGGAGGCTGtcggcggcgtcgaggcggTCCGCGCCGTCGCCCATCCAGCAGCTGTCCCACCTGGCGCAGCGCGTCGGCGCCGTCAACCTCGCCGAGGGCTTCCCGGACTTCCCCGCGCCTCCCCGCgtcaaggccgccgccgccgccgccatcgccgccgacctCAACCAGTACAG GCATGTGCAGGGGATCTGCGACGTCCTCGCGGAGACGGCGAGACGGGACCACGGCCTCGACGCCGACCCGCTCACGGACTTCGTCATCTGCTGCGGGCAGTCGGAAGCGTTTGCCGCTGCTATCTTTGCAA CAATTGATCAAGGGGATGAGGTTTTGCTCTTCGACCCTGCTTACGAAACGTACGAGACGTGCATTGAACTGGCCCGAGGTGTCCCT GTGTATGTGCGATTGGATCCACCTTCTTGGACTCTGAACGAAGATAAATTCTTGAAATCTTTTACGAGTCGAACAAAGGCGGTTGTCTTGAACAG CCCACATAATCCAACAGGGAAGGTCTTCAGCAAAGAGGAGTTGCTGATTATCGCCCAAGCTTGTCAGAAAATGGACTGCTTTGCAATAACAGATGAG GTTTATGAGTATATTACTTACGATGAGAACAAGCATATCTCACTGGCTTCTCTTCCAGGGATGCAAGAGAGGACCATCATCACATCCTCACTGTCTAAAACTTACAGTGTAACTG GTTGGAGAATTGGATGGGCTTGTGCTCCAGCAAGCATTGCCTCAGCAATAAGGAATATCCATATCAAACTAACAGATTCAGCTCCTGCACCATTCCAAGAAGCAGCACTGACCGCGTTGACAAGCACACCGGACTTCTATTCATCCCTGAAAAAA GACTATGAGGTGAGAAGAGACTTCATCCTTCAGTTGCTGAAAGATTTTGGCTTTCACATCAGCTTCAAGCCACAAGGTTCAGTCTTTGTATTTGCTGAGCTGCCCCTGTCCTGGCAACTTTCAGAT ATAGATTTTGTGACGAACTTGATCAACGATGCTGGTGTGGCAGCCGTGCCTGGCCATGGGTTCTTCCACGATAATTGCGACCGTGAAAGCTACCATAACCAGTACGTCAGGTTTGCCTTCTGCAAGAGCGATGACACACTGATGGCTGCTGCTCTCAGGATGAGGAAGCTGGCGGACAGCAAGGTGAAAACGTGGCTTACTGGCAGTGGCAGTGCCAGACAAGAAGATCAGACTGCCTCTGCCTCTCTTTGA
- the LOC101774456 gene encoding pyrophosphate-energized membrane proton pump 3 has product MMEEDMENGRSYQERPRTFPTVRNKSSIPLVFRLLMRINPRALIILSLLVFSGVLYVGASTSPVVVFVFCICTLSLFFSLYLTKWVLAKDEGPPEMSEISDAIRDGAEGFFRTQYGTISKMTCILAFVILGIYLFRTTTPQQEASGLGRATSAYITVASFLLGALCSGIAGFVGMWVSVRANVRVSSAARRSAREALQIAVRAGGFSAIVVVCMAVFGVAILYSTLYVWLGVDSPGSMKVTDLPLLLVGYGFGASFVALFAQLGGGIYTKAADVGADLVGKVEQGIPEDDPRNPAVIADLVGDNVGDCAARGADLFESIAAEIISAMILGGTMAQRCKIEDPSGFILFPLVVHSFDLVVSSVGILSIRGTRDSGLISPIEDPMAIMQKGYSVTIMLAVLTFGVSTRWLLYTEQAPSAWLNFALCGLVGIITAYAFVWISKYYTDYKHEPVRLLALSSSTGHGTNIIAGVSLGMEATALPVLVISVAIISAYWLGQTSGLVDESGDPTGGLFGTAVATMGMLSTAGYVLTMDMFGPIADNAGGIVEMSQQPESVREITDVLDAVGNTTKATTKGFAIGSAALASFLLFSAYMDEVASFAQLPFKEVDIAVPEIFVGGLLGSMLIFLFSAWACSAVGKTAQEVVNEVRRQFIEKPGIMDYKEKPDYGRCVAIVASASLREMIRPGALAIISPMAVGVIFRILGHSTGQPLLGAKVVASMLMFATVSGILMALFLNTAGGAWDNAKKYIETGALGGKGSESHKAAVTGDTVGDPFKDTAGPSLHVLIKMLATITLVMAPIFL; this is encoded by the exons ATGATGGAAGAGGACATGGAAAATGGAAGGTCGTATCAGGAAAGACCAAGAACTTTTCCTACAGTACGAAATAAATCATCTATACCACTG GTCTTCCGTTTGTTGATGAGGATAAACCCCCGTGCCTTGATTATTCTCTCTCTTTTGGTCTTCAGTGGTGTCCTATATGTGGGAGCCAGTACATCGCCAGTTGTGGTCTTTGTGTTCTGTATATGCACTCTCAGTTTATTCTTCTCTCTCTACCTTACAAAGTGGGTTCTCGCCAAGGATGAAGGACCTCCAGAAATGTCTGAG ATATCTGATGCCATAAGAGATGGCGCTGAAGGATTTTTTAGGACACAATATGGAACTATTTCTAAAATGACATGTATTCTGGCCTTTGTCATCCTTGGCATTTATCTCTTTCGCACTACCACCCCGCAGCAGGAGGCATCTGGCTTAGGAAG GGCAACATCCGCATATATTACTGTTGCTTCGTTTCTCCTTGGAGCTTTATGTTCTGGAATAGCTGGTTTTGTTGGGATGTGGGTCTCTGTACGTGCAAATGTTCGAGTTTCAAGTGCTGCTCGGCGCTCTGCGAGGGAAGCTTTGCAG ATTGCTGTCCGTGCTGGTGGTTTCTCAGCCATTGTGGTTGTTTGCATGGCTGTATTTGGTGTGGCAATACTATACTCAACACTTTATGTTTGGCTTGGAGTAGATTCACCTGGTTCTATGAAGGTTACTGACT TGCCTCTTCTCCTTGTGGGATATGGATTTGGTGCCTCTTTTGTTGCCCTTTTTGCTCAGTTGGGTGGTGGAATATACACTAAAGCTGCCGATGTTGGGGCTGATCTGGTTGGAAAAGTTGAGCAGGGAATACCAGAAGATGATCCTCGCAATCCTGCTGTCATTGCTGACTTG GTTGGGGACAATGTTGGAGATTGTGCTGCCCGAGGGGCTGATCTTTTTGAGAGCATAGCAGCAGAAATTATCAGTGCAATGATACTTGGAGGAACAATGGCACAGCGCTGCAAAATTGAGG ATCCCTCTGGCTTTATTCTGTTTCCTCTTGTTGTCCATTCATTTGATTTGGTGGTGTCATCAGTTGGAATTCTCTCAATCAGAGGGACACGTGACTCTGGTCTCATTTCCCCTATCGAAGATCCCATGGCAATTATGCAAAAAGGCTATTCTGTTACTATTATGCTTGCTGTTCTTACATTTGGGGTG TCTACTCGATGGCTCCTGTACACGGAACAAGCACCTTCAGCATGGCTAAATTTTGCACTGTGTGGCTTAGTGGGGATCATCACGGCATATGCTTTTGTTTGGATTTCAAAGTATTACACAGACTATAAGCACGAGCCAGTCCGCCTTTTAGCTCTTTCAAGCTCTACAGGACATGGAACTAATATTATTGCTGGAGTAAGTTTGGGAATGGAAGCAACAGCACTACCAGTTCTAGTGATAAGTGTAGCCATTATATCAGCTTATTGGCTAGGACAGACCTCAGGCTTGGTGGACGAGTCTGGTGACCCAACTGGTGGTCTTTTTGGGACAGCTGTAGCAACAATGGGGATGCTTAGCACAGCAGGGTATGTTCTCACTATGGACATGTTTGGTCCTATAGCCGACAATGCTGGTGGTATTGTTGAGATGAGCCAACAG CCTGAAAGCGTGAGGGAAATCACAGATGTTCTAGATGCTGTGGGCAACACAACGAAAGCTACTACAAAGGGATTTGCCATTGGGTCAGCAGCTCTGGCTTCCTTCCTCCTGTTCAGTGCATATATGGATGAAGTAGCTTCTTTCGCTCAATTGCCATTCAAAGAG GTTGATATAGCAGTCCCAGAGATTTTTGTTGGTGGTTTATTAGGCTCAATGCTTATATTCCTGTTCAGTGCATGGGCTTGTTCAGCTGTGGGTAAAACTGCACAGGAAGTTGTTAATGAGGTCAGGAGACAATTTATTGAGAAGCCTGGTATTATG GACTACAAAGAGAAGCCTGATTATGGACGATGTGTTGCGATTGTGGCATCTGCATCCTTGAGGGAAATGATAAGACCTGGGGCCTTAGCAATTATATCACCCATGGCCGTTG GCGTTATCTTCCGGATTTTGGGCCACTCCACTGGCCAACCTCTTCTTGGAGCTAAAGTTGTGGCCTCAATGCTTATGTTTGCCACGGTTTCTGGTATTCTCATGGCACTCTTCTTGAACACTGCTGGGGGCGCCTGGGATAACGCCAAGAAGTACATTGAGACTGGTGCTCTTGGTGGCAAAGGCAGTGAGTCTCACAAGGCTGCGGTTACTGGTGACAC GGTTGGGGACCCATTCAAGGACACAGCGGGGCCTTCGCTTCATGTTCTTATCAAGATGCTCGCCACAATCACATTGGTAATGGCCCCGATATTCTTGTGA